Part of the uncultured Anaeromusa sp. genome is shown below.
GGAATTGTTAATGAACTTGAAATTGTCCAGGTCAAAAAGAAAAAGAGTGTGCCGTTTTTCGCCGCTCTGCTGCGGCAGCAGCTCCGTTAACTTTTCCAGAAGGCTGGCGCGGTTAGGCAGGTTGGTCAGCGTATCATGGTAGGCCATGTGGCGGATGCGCTCTTCCTGCTTTTTGCGGGACGTAACGTCGGTATAGGAGCCGCACATGCGCAGAGGTTTATCTTGCTCGTCAAAGAGCGCCTTGCCCCGTTCTTGGATCCAGCAATAGCGGCCATTAGGCAGGCGAAAGCGGTATTCGACGGAAAAATAAGAGCTTTCCTTTAGTAAATGCTGCCGCATAGCCTGACGCCGTCCTGGCAGATCTTCGGGATGAATGTGTTGCAGCCAGCGTTGGATGCTGTCTTCATAGGCTATGGAAGGGAAGCCGATGCGCTCCGCCCAATGCGGTGAGACAACTACTTGCTTGCGCACGAGGTCCCAATCCCAGATGGCGTCGTTGGAGCCGGCCATAGCCAAACGGTAGCGATCTTCGCTTTCACGCAGCGATGCTTGGCTGGTTTCGAGCTCGCGAATCTTCGACTTTAGTTCCTCTTCGGCTTGCGACAATTGGCCATAGAGCGATTCCAGCTCTTCATAATTGGCCTGCAGCTCTTCATATACGTCGGAAAGGTGCTGCTTGTCCTGCTTGTGCCGGGTGATGTCCCTGGCGACGATGACCAGCACGTCTTGGGTGGGCAGTTGTACCCAGGTAAGAGTAATTTCCACCGGTACTTCTTTGTTGCCGCAGCATTGCAGCAGACATTCCTGGGTTTTGGCGATTAATTCCACCGGCGTGTCCGGCGTCATGCCCTCGGGCAATTCCAAATGCAGCCAGTTTTGGATAGGAGCGCCTACAACCTCCTGCGCGCCGGCGCAATTTCGGGCGGCGGCGTTAGCGTCAAGGATGCGGTGGGTGGCGCGATCCACAAGGAAAATAGCGTCATGGGCTTGGTCAAGGAGCAGACGAAAACGCTCCAGATCGGCCATGCGAGCCTGCAGTTCGGGGTAATAGTTTTTGCGCAGCGAGTCTTCACCTAAGCCGATCAACAGCTCGCGGGTGAATTTGCTGTGGTCTTCAGAGCGCCTGTTCATAAATAGCCTCCAATTCTTCCACCGTCAAATCACGGGGGTTGGTAGCAAGGCAGGCGTCATTGCTGGCATGTTCGGCTAAAAGGGGCAAGTGCTCTTTTTGTACGCCTAAGTCGCCCAAAGTGCGACTGACGCCTAGTTGACGGCGCAGGTCTTCGAGGTAGTTGCAGAGAAGATGGCCGCTCTCTAGGGGAGATAGGTCGGCTACAGGAAGCTGCAAAGCCAGGGCGATCTGTTGGTAGCGTTCCGGGCAGACTTTCATGTTGCTGCGAATGACCGGCGCTAATAAAATGGCGTTGCATTCGCCATGAGGCAGGTCTAAAAAACCCCCTAGGCTGTGAGCCATGGCGTGGACCGCTCCCAAGATCGCGTTGGAAAAAGCCAGGCCGGCTTCCAGGCTGGCCAAAAGCATTTGGCTGCGAGCTACAAGGTTATTTGGTTCCGCCCAGGCGGTGGGCAGCGACAGACCAATCAAGCGGATGGCTTCTAAGGCGTGCAGATCGGTGACCGGGGAACTGGCGTTGGAAACATAGGCTTCAATAGCATGGGTCAGCGCATCCAGGCCGGTGCAGGCGGTTAGCTCCGGGGGCATGGTGACGGTGAGTTCCGGGTCGATCAAGGCGGCGTCGGGCACGACGGCCTTGCTGACAATAGCGATTTTGGTGCGACGTTTTTCGGCCATAATAATGGCAAATTGAGAAACTTCTGAGGCCGTGCCGCTGGTGGTGGGCAGGCATAAAAGAGGCGGCATGGGGCGTAAAATACGGTCTACTCCTTCAAAATCCAGCACATGGCCGCCGTTGGAGCTGACAATGCCGATGCCTTTGGCGCAGTCCATGACACTGCCGCCGCCAATGGCGACGATGGTGTTACAGTGTTCCTGGTGAAAAAGTCTGGCGCCTTCCATGGTTTCTTCCGAGCGGGGATTGGGCGTGATTTGATCAAAAAGCACGCTTTCCAAGCCAGCTGCGGTCAAAAGCTGGCGCATTTCTTGAATCCAGAGCGTATGCTCCCGGAGAAACTTGTCGGTCACCAAGAGAACTTTGCGGGCGCCGCAGTTTTTGGCGTAACGCCCAACAAGCTTGCGGGCGCCTAGACCGAAAATAAATTCCGGCGCGACAAATTTGCGCAGCTCCAACAGGGATCGCGTGTCTTGGTTCATGGCGGCCAACCTCCTTGACTATATAAAATAAGGAAACACTTCGACATGAGTCAAAGTGTTTCCTTCGTAATTACAGAAAAATCAGAGAAAGTCTGCGGGTACGTGGGGATTGAACAAGAGAACCGGAGTCGCGGGAGGGTATGCAGGAGAGGGGGTGGTTTACGCAGAGAGTAATAGAGGAAGTGCTAGAGAAAGGGCAAAGATATAATTTCGGGGAATTAAGGGAGCCTTAACCTTGCCGCCACAGCGGCGGAGGGATTCGAATCCTGTTAAAACCGAACCCTCAGTCATACCCTCTGATTCTCCCGTGACTCTTGTTCAATTTTCCGGTTTTTCATTCTCCTGTCCCAACTTTTGCAGCGCTTTGGCAACGAAGCCGCCGGCTTCTTCCAGGGCTAAGCGGGCTTTATTCGCATCGACGCCGCCCAGCAGCATGACGATGGCGGTTTTGGCGTGGCCATCGGCAGCGGCGATAGACGCTGCGACGGCTTCAGCAGCTTCGCCGGTAGCGGTTTGGACAATGCGGAGCACTCGCTGCCGCAGTTTTTTGTTGCTGGCCTTTACGTCGACCATGAGATTGCCGTATACCTTGCCCAAAAGAATCATAGCCGTCGTGGAGAGCATGTTGAGCACCATCTTTTGGGCGCTGCCGGCTTTCATACGCGTCGAGCCGGTGATGACCTCAGGACCGGTGACTACGGTGATGGCAAGCTCCGCCGCTGCGCTGACCGGGGAATGAGGCGAACAGGACAATGCAACGGTGCGGCAGCCCAGAGCGCGGGCGTAGCCAAGAGCGCCCAGCACGTAGGGGGTTCGGCCGCTGGCGGCAATGCCGACAACAATGTCTTTGGCCGTAAGGTTTTTAACTTTGAGATCTTCTTCTCCTAGTTCTGGACGGTCTTCGGCGGCTTCCACGGAACGAAATACCGCAGAGGGACCGCCGGCGATAAGGCCTTGTATTTGCTCTGGGTCGGTGCCGTAGGTTGGCGGACATTCGCTGGCGTCAAGAATGCCCAGGCGTCCGCTGGTGCCGGCGCCTACGTAAAAGAGGCGGCCCCCTTGGGCGAGCGCTTCGGCAATCCACGTTGCGCCTTGAGCGATGGCTTCCAAGGCCGGGGCGATAGCCGCGGTGAGCGCGGCGTCTTCCTGGTGAATGCGGCGGACGATGTCGAGAGGCGTTAACTGATCGATGTCGGCGGTGGCGCGGTTTTGCTCCTCCGTAGCGAGTGCTTCTAGGGCGACGGTCATGGCATACCTCCTGAAGAAATTTCAAAAGCGAAGGACCTTCCCGGCTCGAGATAGTCGAGCAGGAAGAGTTCTGTCGGCTCAATATGGGCGACTACGTTGACTCGGGGGTCGGCAGGCAAATCCTGCTGCACAATCTGCAGCTCCCCTTGATAGCGTCCGTAGCCGCTGTTGTCGATGGTGACGCAGCCTCTGGGGCGAGGCTGCGCCGGGCGAGGCGGCACGTCTTCGGTGCAGAGACCGCGAGCTTCTTGCGAGCGGGCGCAGCCTGCGCCAGGATCGTGGCGATTGGTATGAGACGCATCCAGCAGGAGGCGTTCTATGGGCGAAAGATCCGGCTCTAATTGAAGGCGCAGTGAAAGAAGCTGCGTCTCGACACGGCCCACAGCCAGCAGCTCTTCCTTGGTCGCCAAGGGATCGCCGAAGAAAATGCCTTGCACCAAGCCGCTGGCGGCCAGTTCTTTGGCGGCGGTCTGCGCCGGCAAGGTCCGGTGGGCTTCTAACGTGGGCAAACCGGCAAAGAGAGGCCCTCTTGGATTGTGCAAGGAGGGAACAAAAGCGGCTACTTCAATGCCCTGGGCTGCAAAGAGACGGCAGCGCTCGGCAAAAAGCTTCCAAGACAGGCCGGTTTCGGGACGAGGATAATAGTTGTGACTGCTTTGCAGGCGAGAAGCATAGACTCCGTTATCCAAGAGCTGCTGCAAATCCGCTGCGGTAGTTGTGCTGGTATTAAGGCAAATAGACCACTGCTGTTCATGCGTAAGGCGCACAATGTCGGCGCAGGTGAAGCCGTCGTCCAGGCGCAAGGCCGCTAGTCCCAAACGAGCTAAGGCGGCGGTGTTTTGCAGCGAGCCTCCGAAAAAGCGGAAGGTGCGCGGCGAAATGTCGGCGGTAACGGCAAAATCCAGTTCTGTGGCTTTCGCCAGAAGGGCGTCTAGTTCCGAAAGCAGCGTCTTGTTGTTGGCCTCCGGTATATGGAGGGATGTGAAAAGTTCGCTGAAGCCCGCTGCTTTGGCGTTTTCCAGGTACGTTAAGCTGTCCGCGAGGGGGTGCCCCATGCCGGCAAAAAGAGAAATGCCTTTTTTTATCTTCTTCATGCTCCTGCCTCCTCGGACGTTTCTACGAGGTCTTCAAAGCCGACGAGCCAAGTGGCGCAAAAACCGCAGATATAGGCGATAACTAGGCCCAGTAGATAATGCAGCAGACTGGCCGGCTGGATGAGAAAGGCCAGAGGCAAGCCGGATACGCCCATGGAAATGGAAGCCGTATGCATGGCCGCCTGATAGGCTCCGCCGCAGGCCGCGCCGAGGCAAGCGGTGAAAAAAGGGCGTCCTAAGGGCAGGGTAACGCCGAAAATCAGCGGCTCACCAATGCCCAAGAGACCGACAGGCAAGGCGCTTTTAATGATGTGCCGCAGGCGGGTGTTTTTGGTTTTTAGGTAGACTGCCAAGGACGCCCCTACTTGGCCAGCGCCGCCCATGGCGAGGATGGGGAGCAGCGGATTTTCGTGGAGCGTGTTGAGAAACTCCATGTGAATGGGCGTAAGGCCTTGGTGCAAGCCGGTCATGACG
Proteins encoded:
- the ercA gene encoding alcohol dehydrogenase-like regulatory protein ErcA, giving the protein MNQDTRSLLELRKFVAPEFIFGLGARKLVGRYAKNCGARKVLLVTDKFLREHTLWIQEMRQLLTAAGLESVLFDQITPNPRSEETMEGARLFHQEHCNTIVAIGGGSVMDCAKGIGIVSSNGGHVLDFEGVDRILRPMPPLLCLPTTSGTASEVSQFAIIMAEKRRTKIAIVSKAVVPDAALIDPELTVTMPPELTACTGLDALTHAIEAYVSNASSPVTDLHALEAIRLIGLSLPTAWAEPNNLVARSQMLLASLEAGLAFSNAILGAVHAMAHSLGGFLDLPHGECNAILLAPVIRSNMKVCPERYQQIALALQLPVADLSPLESGHLLCNYLEDLRRQLGVSRTLGDLGVQKEHLPLLAEHASNDACLATNPRDLTVEELEAIYEQAL
- a CDS encoding MupG family TIM beta-alpha barrel fold protein; translation: MKKIKKGISLFAGMGHPLADSLTYLENAKAAGFSELFTSLHIPEANNKTLLSELDALLAKATELDFAVTADISPRTFRFFGGSLQNTAALARLGLAALRLDDGFTCADIVRLTHEQQWSICLNTSTTTAADLQQLLDNGVYASRLQSSHNYYPRPETGLSWKLFAERCRLFAAQGIEVAAFVPSLHNPRGPLFAGLPTLEAHRTLPAQTAAKELAASGLVQGIFFGDPLATKEELLAVGRVETQLLSLRLQLEPDLSPIERLLLDASHTNRHDPGAGCARSQEARGLCTEDVPPRPAQPRPRGCVTIDNSGYGRYQGELQIVQQDLPADPRVNVVAHIEPTELFLLDYLEPGRSFAFEISSGGMP
- the murQ gene encoding N-acetylmuramic acid 6-phosphate etherase, which codes for MTVALEALATEEQNRATADIDQLTPLDIVRRIHQEDAALTAAIAPALEAIAQGATWIAEALAQGGRLFYVGAGTSGRLGILDASECPPTYGTDPEQIQGLIAGGPSAVFRSVEAAEDRPELGEEDLKVKNLTAKDIVVGIAASGRTPYVLGALGYARALGCRTVALSCSPHSPVSAAAELAITVVTGPEVITGSTRMKAGSAQKMVLNMLSTTAMILLGKVYGNLMVDVKASNKKLRQRVLRIVQTATGEAAEAVAASIAAADGHAKTAIVMLLGGVDANKARLALEEAGGFVAKALQKLGQENEKPEN